A stretch of Lysinibacillus agricola DNA encodes these proteins:
- a CDS encoding MBL fold metallo-hydrolase translates to MSIYKIEIPTPYEVGDVNAFVVKGDALTIFDVGPKTMEAYDALKWGIRAAGFEMRDIEQVVLTHHHPDHAGWVDAFPHAEILGHAYNDKWLRHDEDFLRYHEQFYSESLFEHGVPQEYIQTSVHVRREIELVGERPLTQILYDGDEVPGHPGLKAIETLGHAQSHLIFWDEKTHHVIGGDLLLEKITPNPLIEPPLDRTLGRTKSLLQYNESLEILRRLPVKMMHTGHGAELEDIPQLIDKRLERQHQQSLKVYELFDDESLTAVQVTKRFYPAIFQRQLGLTLSKTLGYLDYLEANNLITSTKTEEGICLFQRK, encoded by the coding sequence TTGTCTATATACAAAATAGAAATACCAACACCCTATGAAGTGGGAGATGTAAATGCATTTGTTGTCAAAGGCGATGCATTAACAATTTTTGATGTTGGTCCAAAAACAATGGAAGCCTATGATGCGCTAAAATGGGGTATTCGAGCGGCAGGCTTTGAAATGAGAGATATTGAACAGGTTGTGTTAACCCATCATCATCCAGACCATGCAGGTTGGGTGGATGCCTTTCCGCATGCAGAAATTTTAGGGCATGCCTATAACGATAAATGGCTTCGTCATGACGAGGATTTTTTACGTTATCACGAGCAATTTTACAGTGAGAGCTTATTTGAGCACGGAGTTCCACAAGAATATATCCAAACAAGTGTACATGTACGTCGTGAAATAGAGCTTGTAGGTGAGCGACCATTAACACAAATTCTTTATGATGGTGATGAGGTGCCAGGACATCCTGGATTAAAGGCTATTGAAACATTAGGTCACGCACAAAGCCATCTAATCTTCTGGGATGAAAAAACGCATCATGTAATCGGTGGAGATTTATTGCTTGAAAAAATAACGCCCAACCCATTAATTGAACCACCATTGGACCGTACATTAGGACGTACTAAATCGTTACTGCAATATAATGAATCGCTAGAAATTTTACGTCGATTACCCGTAAAAATGATGCATACAGGACATGGTGCAGAATTAGAGGATATTCCTCAATTAATCGATAAACGACTAGAACGTCAACATCAGCAATCTTTGAAGGTTTACGAATTATTTGATGACGAATCATTAACTGCTGTACAAGTAACGAAACGCTTTTACCCAGCAATTTTTCAACGTCAGCTTGGTCTGACGCTGTCCAAAACGCTCGGTTATTTAGATTACTTAGAGGCCAACAATTTGATTACATCTACA